A genome region from Triticum aestivum cultivar Chinese Spring chromosome 2B, IWGSC CS RefSeq v2.1, whole genome shotgun sequence includes the following:
- the LOC123041455 gene encoding glutamate decarboxylase 2 — MWQAKHKKSTFQVNPPAYIWFVLPNEQKCVQREIRKDSPDTYGASGMVLTHVQSDEAAASAAVFASRYVQDPVPSYELGEKSISKDAAYQIIHDELLLDGSPRLNLASFVTTWMEPECDRLILEGMNKNYADMDEYPVTTELQNRCVNIIARLFNAPVGAGETAVGVGTVGSSEAIMLAGLAFKRRWQNRRKAEGKPLDKPNIVTGANVQVCWEKFARYFEVELKEVKLSEGCYVMDPDKAVEMVDENTICVAAILGSTLTGEFEDVKRLNDLLAAKNKRTRWDTPIHVDAASGGFIAPFLYPELEWDFRLPLVKSINVSGHKYGLVYPGVGWVIWRNKEDLPDELIFHINYLGADQPTFTLNFSKGSSQIIAQYYQFLRLGFEGYKNVMENCMESARTLREGLLRTGRFDVISKEDGVPLVAFTFRGIRDGSLAFKLSANLRRFGWIVPAYTMPANLEHMTVLRVVVREDFGRPLAERFLSHVRMALSELDLAAKGPVPKMRLTIELGPARSAEEEASVKVVKREAVSGHRSVSLVSGKTKGVC, encoded by the exons ATGTGGCAAGCAAAGCACAAGAAATCAACATTCCAGGTTAACCCTCCTGCATATATATGGTTCGTGTTGCCTAATGAACAGAAATGTGTTCAGAGGGAAATAAGAAAGGATTCGCCTGACACGTACGGAGCTTCAGGCATGGTTCTGACGCATGTTCAGAGCGACGAGGCGGCCGCGTCGGCCGCCGTGTTCGCGTCGAGGTACGTGCAGGACCCCGTCCCGAGCTACGAGCTCGGGGAGAAGTCGATCTCCAAGGACGCGGCGTACCAGATCATCCACGACGAGCTGCTGCTGGACGGCAGTCCGCGGCTGAACCTGGCGTCCTTCGTCACCACCTGGATGGAGCCCGAGTGCGACCGGCTCATCCTCGAGGGCATGAACAAGAACTACGCCGACATGGACGAGTACCCCGTCACCACCGAGCTCCAG AACCGGTGCGTGAACATCATAGCGCGGCTGTTCAACGCGCCGGTGGGCGCCGGCGAGACGGCCGTCGGGGTCGGCACGGTCGGGTCCTCGGAGGCGATAATGCTGGCCGGTCTGGCATTTAAGCGTCGCTGGCAGAACAGGCGGAAGGCGGAGGGGAAGCCACTCGACAAGCCCAACATTGTCACGGGAGCCAATGTTCAG GTGTGCTGGGAGAAGTTCGCGCGCTATTTCGAGGTGGAGCTCAAGGAGGTGAAGCTGAGCGAAGGGTGCTACGTGATGGACCCCGACAAGGCCGTGGAGATGGTGGACGAGAACACCATCTGCGTCGCCGCCATCCTCGGCTCCACCCTCACCGGCGAGTTCGAGGACGTCAAGCGCCTCAACGACCTCCTGGCCGCCAAGAACAAGCGAACAAG GTGGGACACCCCGATCCACGTGGACGCGGCGAGCGGCGGGTTCATCGCGCCGTTCCTGTACCCGGAGCTGGAGTGGGACTTCCGGCTGCCGCTGGTGAAGAGCATCAACGTCAGCGGGCACAAGTACGGCCTCGTCTACCCCGGCGTCGGGTGGGTGATATGGCGCAACAAGGAGGACCTTCCCGACGAGCTCATCTTCCACATCAACTACCTCGGCGCCGACCAGCCAACCTTCACGCTCAACTTCTCAAAAG GGTCCAGCCAAATCATCGCGCAATATTACCAATTTCTTCGGCTAGGTTTCGAG GGTTACAAGAATGTGATGGAGAACTGCATGGAGAGCGCCAGGACGCTCCGGGAGGGGCTCCTGCGCACGGGGCGTTTCGACGTCATCTCCAAGGAAGACGGCGTGCCGCTGGTGGCGTTCACCTTCAGGGGCATCAGGGACGGCTCGCTGGCGTTCAAGCTGTCGGCGAACCTGCGCCGGTTCGGGTGGATCGTTCCAGCGTACACGATGCCGGCGAACCTGGAGCACATGACGGTGCTCCGTGTGGTCGTCCGGGAGGACTTCGGCCGGCCGCTCGCCGAGAGGTTCCTGTCGCACGTGCGCATGGCGCTGAGCGAGCTGGACCTGGCGGCCAAGGGCCCCGTGCCCAAGATGAGGCTCACCATCGAGCTCGGCCCGGCCAGGAGCGCCGAGGAGGAGGCGTCCGTCAAGGTCGTGAAGAGGGAGGCAGTGTCCGGCCACAGGAGCGTGTCGCTTGTTTCCGGGAAGACAAAGGGTGTGTGCTAG